The Actinocatenispora sera genome has a window encoding:
- a CDS encoding GNAT family N-acetyltransferase has translation MADKEAGSGWALRPAVDADLDVLVELRATVMRADLIRLGRYDEHRVRQRLRDGFDPRYTSAIVAAGEVIGCLTVRPADDGWWLEHFYLAAHRQGGGIGSAVLRGVLARADAQRLPVRLVVLQGSAARRLYERHGFVFEREDPVDVYLMRPVAAATPA, from the coding sequence GTGGCAGACAAGGAAGCCGGGTCGGGCTGGGCGTTGCGGCCTGCCGTCGACGCCGATCTCGACGTGCTGGTGGAGCTGCGGGCGACGGTGATGCGCGCGGACCTGATCCGGCTCGGGCGGTACGACGAGCACCGGGTGCGGCAGCGGCTACGCGACGGCTTCGACCCGCGGTACACCTCGGCGATCGTCGCGGCCGGCGAGGTGATCGGCTGCCTCACGGTTCGCCCGGCCGACGACGGGTGGTGGCTGGAGCACTTCTATCTTGCTGCGCACCGGCAGGGCGGCGGCATCGGCTCCGCGGTACTGCGCGGGGTGCTCGCCCGCGCCGACGCCCAACGGCTGCCGGTGCGGCTGGTCGTGTTGCAGGGCAGTGCCGCGCGCCGGCTCTACGAGCGGCACGGGTTCGTGTTCGAGCGCGAGGACCCGGTGGACGTGTACCTGATGCGCCCGGTCGCCGCGGCGACACCGGCCTGA
- a CDS encoding dihydrofolate reductase family protein: protein MGPRAANHAPVFVLTHHPHEPIPMDGGTTFRFVTDGFDAAYSAALEAAGDRGVDIAGGASTVRQALAAGVIDELTLDIAPVLLGSGERLFTGVDFDFEPVEALHSPLTTHIRYRRTS from the coding sequence GTGGGGCCCCGAGCCGCCAACCACGCGCCGGTCTTCGTGCTGACCCATCACCCGCACGAGCCGATCCCGATGGACGGGGGAACCACGTTCCGCTTCGTCACCGACGGCTTCGACGCCGCGTACTCCGCGGCGCTCGAGGCCGCCGGCGACCGGGGCGTGGACATCGCCGGCGGCGCCTCGACGGTCCGGCAGGCACTCGCCGCCGGGGTGATCGACGAGCTCACCCTCGACATCGCGCCGGTGCTGCTCGGCTCGGGTGAGCGGCTGTTCACCGGGGTCGACTTCGACTTCGAACCCGTCGAGGCGCTGCACTCCCCGCTGACCACCCACATCCGCTACCGCCGCACGAGCTGA
- a CDS encoding SDR family NAD(P)-dependent oxidoreductase has product MSTHDYLAELFSLDGLVAVVTGGSSGIGRGITDALARAGASVAVVARTRSALDATVRELTAAGCRAAAVDADLATRDGVRAAAERAVAAFGEPDILVNCAGINLRPPMGELTEQDWDTTMAVNLTAPYLLGQRFGPRMAERGFGRIIHITSQQAHRAFVDSGAYGVSKGGLESLARSQAEAWSRHGVTCNTLVPGFVLTPLNARLSADPERVAALAERTMVGRNGRADDFAGAAVFLASRAAGYVTGQSIFVDGGFSVH; this is encoded by the coding sequence ATGAGTACGCATGATTACCTGGCCGAGCTGTTCTCGCTGGACGGACTGGTGGCGGTGGTGACCGGCGGCAGTTCCGGGATCGGCCGCGGCATCACCGACGCGCTGGCCCGGGCCGGCGCCAGCGTGGCGGTGGTCGCCCGAACCCGCTCCGCGCTGGACGCCACCGTGCGCGAACTGACCGCGGCCGGCTGCCGGGCCGCCGCTGTCGACGCCGACCTCGCCACCCGGGACGGGGTACGGGCGGCCGCCGAGCGGGCGGTCGCGGCGTTCGGCGAGCCGGACATCCTGGTCAACTGCGCCGGGATCAACCTGCGGCCGCCGATGGGCGAGCTGACCGAGCAGGACTGGGACACCACGATGGCGGTCAACCTGACCGCGCCGTACCTGCTCGGGCAGCGGTTCGGGCCGCGGATGGCCGAGCGCGGCTTCGGCCGGATCATCCACATCACCTCGCAGCAGGCGCATCGCGCGTTCGTCGACAGCGGCGCGTACGGGGTGTCCAAGGGCGGCCTGGAGTCGCTGGCCCGGTCCCAGGCGGAGGCGTGGTCGCGGCACGGCGTCACCTGCAACACGCTGGTACCGGGGTTCGTGCTGACGCCGCTGAACGCGCGGCTCTCGGCCGACCCGGAGCGGGTGGCCGCGCTCGCCGAACGCACCATGGTCGGCCGCAACGGCCGGGCGGACGACTTCGCGGGCGCCGCGGTGTTCCTCGCCAGCCGCGCCGCCGGCTACGTCACCGGACAGTCGATCTTCGTCGACGGCGGGTTCTCGGTGCACTGA
- a CDS encoding dihydrofolate reductase family protein has product MSISLDGFVAGPDQSRADPLGKRGPELHGWHLGDPRANEADRTANGWLMRPRGAYVMGRNMFGPVRGDWDEDWSGWWGPEPPTTRRSSC; this is encoded by the coding sequence ATGTCGATCTCCCTGGACGGCTTCGTCGCCGGGCCCGACCAGAGCCGCGCGGACCCGCTCGGCAAGCGCGGGCCGGAGTTGCACGGCTGGCACCTCGGCGACCCGCGGGCCAACGAGGCGGACCGGACCGCGAACGGATGGCTGATGCGTCCGAGAGGGGCGTACGTCATGGGTCGCAACATGTTCGGCCCGGTCCGCGGAGACTGGGACGAGGACTGGTCCGGCTGGTGGGGCCCCGAGCCGCCAACCACGCGCCGGTCTTCGTGCTGA